One Fontisphaera persica DNA window includes the following coding sequences:
- a CDS encoding MvaI/BcnI family restriction endonuclease produces MDRKQAVEKLRELVGKDLRPLADCYEVTVWRGNKKNKGWAGHVLERYLGIPINSSQSPNFGSWELKVVPLKKARNDRLILKETMAITMIDPYNVVNACFECSHLLQKLQKLVVCARIFESQQETKSILHCVATFDLNNEKLYNQVKADYELVRNTIRQLGFDELTGKMGVYIQPRTKGAGHGSTTRAFYARKQFVAQILGI; encoded by the coding sequence ATGGATCGAAAACAGGCGGTTGAAAAATTGCGAGAATTAGTAGGAAAGGATCTCCGTCCTCTAGCTGATTGCTATGAGGTAACTGTATGGCGAGGTAATAAGAAAAACAAAGGCTGGGCAGGCCATGTTTTAGAAAGATATTTAGGTATTCCCATTAATTCTTCCCAATCTCCAAATTTTGGCTCATGGGAGCTTAAAGTGGTTCCATTAAAAAAAGCCCGCAATGACAGGCTTATTCTCAAGGAGACTATGGCTATAACAATGATAGATCCATACAATGTAGTGAATGCTTGCTTTGAGTGTAGTCATTTGCTTCAGAAGTTACAGAAACTCGTGGTCTGTGCGCGAATATTCGAATCGCAACAGGAAACAAAAAGCATTCTTCACTGTGTTGCTACCTTCGATCTGAATAATGAAAAGCTTTATAATCAGGTAAAGGCTGATTATGAACTTGTTAGAAATACTATACGACAGCTCGGCTTTGATGAACTCACAGGAAAGATGGGAGTTTATATACAGCCAAGAACAAAAGGAGCAGGTCACGGTAGTACAACGCGGGCGTTTTATGCTCGAAAACAGTTTGTTGCTCAAATATTAGGAATCTAA
- a CDS encoding DNA-methyltransferase — protein sequence MPPADPAPSADLGQPCATTPWILQEDGTIYTVEPQLPSPPQPPAPHSSSSAIPSPPRLVLRDDTRGLWIYHGNCLELLDAIAAKYPEGRFDCIFADPPYFLSNGGITCHAGRMVKVDKGDWDKSRGPELNHEFNLEWLRRCQRVLKPNGTLWVTGTLHVIFSIGFAMQQLGFKLLNDITWEKPNPPPNLSCRYFTHSTETVLWAAKNECSKHTFNYALMRQLNGGKQMKTVWTMPAPGRDEKTFGKHPTQKPLALVERCLLASTQPGDLVLDPFLGSGTTAVAAMKNERKCVGIELEPHHLSICIDRITRVSAATKDLFGI from the coding sequence ATGCCCCCGGCCGACCCCGCGCCCTCCGCCGACCTAGGCCAACCGTGCGCCACGACTCCTTGGATTCTTCAAGAGGACGGCACCATCTACACCGTCGAACCCCAACTCCCCTCCCCACCTCAGCCGCCGGCTCCACACTCCTCCTCATCGGCCATCCCCTCCCCGCCGCGCCTGGTCCTGCGCGACGACACCCGCGGCCTCTGGATTTACCACGGTAACTGCCTCGAATTGCTCGACGCCATTGCCGCCAAATACCCCGAGGGCCGCTTCGATTGCATCTTCGCCGATCCCCCTTACTTCCTCTCCAACGGCGGCATCACCTGCCACGCTGGACGCATGGTCAAGGTGGACAAAGGCGATTGGGACAAATCCCGCGGCCCCGAACTTAACCACGAATTCAACCTCGAATGGCTCCGCCGCTGCCAGCGCGTCCTCAAACCCAACGGCACCCTCTGGGTCACCGGCACCCTCCACGTCATCTTCTCCATCGGCTTCGCCATGCAACAGCTTGGCTTCAAACTCCTCAATGACATCACCTGGGAAAAACCCAACCCTCCGCCCAACCTCTCCTGCCGTTACTTTACCCACTCCACCGAAACCGTCCTCTGGGCCGCCAAAAACGAATGCAGCAAACATACCTTCAACTATGCCCTCATGCGCCAGCTCAACGGCGGCAAACAGATGAAAACCGTCTGGACCATGCCGGCCCCCGGCCGCGACGAAAAAACCTTTGGCAAACACCCCACCCAGAAACCCCTCGCCCTCGTCGAACGGTGCCTCCTCGCCTCCACCCAGCCCGGCGACCTTGTCCTGGACCCCTTCCTCGGCAGCGGCACCACCGCCGTGGCGGCGATGAAAAACGAAAGAAAATGTGTGGGTATCGAGTTAGAACCACACCATTTGAGTATTTGCATTGACAGAATTACGCGGGTAAGTGCCGCCACAAAGGATTTATTTGGAATTTAA
- a CDS encoding class I SAM-dependent rRNA methyltransferase, with the protein MKARRTSPTPESATPEPSPEGLPVVEPAARVAPWVQLKYITFHPCIYPAMIKAASPDARPGCLVHVYDKQGRPFGAGWYHPKARVPLRMIYHGPETISESFADTLLERALDLRLRRLNLPAQTEAFRVVHSDGDGLGGLVVDRFADVLSVEVHSLAAQQRLERWLARLHQALGTRRVVLEVDAQAAKVEGIPLPSAMDTVRSVRVREHGIQYEIHFATGHKTGFFCDQRDNRLRLRAWAAGARVLDLCCYTGGFALNAAAHGAAEVTGVDLDEAAIAQARRNANLNQLRVQWVHCDAFAYARQMQQNRQFWDVVILDPPKLIASREEAAQGRHKYEDLNSLAATLVKPGGLLVTCSCSGLLAAEDFEFLVCRGIHRQNRRLQILERTGAGPDHPVMSSAPEGRYLKVLWGRVWPA; encoded by the coding sequence ATGAAAGCGCGCCGAACATCACCCACACCGGAGTCTGCCACACCAGAGCCTTCGCCCGAGGGCTTGCCGGTGGTGGAGCCGGCGGCCCGGGTGGCTCCGTGGGTGCAGCTCAAATACATTACCTTTCATCCCTGCATCTATCCGGCAATGATTAAGGCGGCTTCGCCGGATGCCCGGCCCGGCTGTCTGGTGCATGTCTATGACAAGCAGGGCCGGCCGTTCGGGGCGGGATGGTATCATCCGAAGGCACGGGTGCCATTGCGGATGATTTATCACGGGCCGGAAACGATTAGTGAGAGCTTTGCGGACACGTTGCTGGAGCGGGCGCTGGATTTGCGGCTGCGGCGGCTGAATCTGCCGGCGCAGACGGAGGCGTTTCGGGTGGTGCACAGCGACGGGGACGGGCTGGGGGGGCTGGTGGTGGACCGATTTGCGGACGTGTTGAGCGTGGAGGTGCACAGCCTGGCGGCGCAGCAACGGCTGGAGCGCTGGCTGGCGCGGCTGCATCAGGCGCTGGGGACGCGGCGGGTGGTGCTGGAAGTGGACGCACAGGCAGCCAAAGTGGAGGGCATTCCCCTGCCCTCCGCCATGGATACGGTGCGCAGCGTGCGGGTGCGAGAGCACGGGATTCAATATGAAATTCATTTTGCCACCGGCCATAAGACGGGGTTCTTCTGTGACCAGCGGGACAACCGGCTGCGGTTGCGTGCATGGGCGGCGGGGGCGCGGGTGTTGGATTTGTGCTGTTACACGGGGGGGTTTGCGTTGAACGCCGCGGCGCATGGAGCGGCGGAGGTGACGGGGGTGGATTTGGACGAGGCGGCGATCGCGCAGGCGCGGCGCAATGCGAATTTGAATCAACTGCGGGTGCAGTGGGTGCATTGCGACGCGTTTGCGTATGCGCGGCAGATGCAGCAAAACCGGCAATTTTGGGATGTGGTGATTCTGGATCCGCCGAAACTGATCGCCAGCCGGGAGGAGGCCGCGCAGGGACGGCACAAGTATGAGGATTTGAACAGCCTGGCGGCCACGCTGGTCAAGCCGGGCGGGCTGCTGGTGACGTGCTCGTGCTCCGGACTACTGGCGGCGGAGGATTTTGAGTTTCTAGTGTGCCGCGGGATTCACCGGCAAAACCGGCGGCTGCAAATCCTGGAGCGGACCGGGGCGGGGCCGGACCATCCGGTGATGTCCAGCGCGCCGGAGGGACGGTATTTGAAAGTGCTCTGGGGCCGCGTGTGGCCGGCGTGA
- a CDS encoding amino acid permease — protein MDGTGMHRPRNVDWTRAAALLYGDWGTSKAYVIGAAFVAASYSALPIIIAVCLLTALVGYNYTVICKHFPDGGGVYSAARSQSRLVAAIGAFMLVANFCVTAALSGWVAMVYFRVPEHYVPLATMALILAMGVINYFGPKHSGSFAITLALPMVAVVVLIVLLSLPHLTLDYIEPSTRGFSFQWTAFVGTILALSGVEAIANMTGVMKLDPGTTMDAPRVEKTARKSILVVALEVVGGTILLGWAMLSLPKTPAMTEMLNKRWEDMISLLAEQYGTLTLGPAFGHYFGIVTGIIVGVLLISAVNTAIGALIGLTYLLGRDGEMPRSFVKLNKFGVPWLPMIIATLLPFVVVAMSPDQKSLMELYAIGVVGAITVNLGSCLMNRKLQLRWYEWGAMAITFLVLFAVELTLAKTKQNALFFIVCILIAGLALRAWAQRRAGLRTITVSEEVAAAVAPAEGGEFQLRINPGQAILVAARGITPVLRFAIEEARLRSATLYVLYVKELAVNLPAPVEHPEHPRWQDDKMAATIMYRMLEEGKRNGVNVIPLYLVSENPAATILDLSATLGVDFLFLGASHRKGLEKLLKGSVITQVAKDLPENIELVIHG, from the coding sequence ATGGACGGCACTGGCATGCACCGTCCGCGCAATGTGGATTGGACGCGCGCGGCGGCCTTGCTCTACGGCGACTGGGGCACCAGCAAGGCCTACGTCATCGGCGCCGCCTTTGTGGCCGCGTCCTATTCCGCCCTGCCCATCATCATTGCCGTCTGTCTCCTTACCGCACTGGTCGGCTACAACTACACCGTCATCTGCAAGCACTTCCCCGACGGCGGCGGCGTCTATTCCGCCGCCCGCAGCCAGAGCCGCCTCGTGGCCGCCATCGGCGCCTTCATGTTGGTCGCCAACTTCTGCGTCACCGCCGCCCTCAGCGGCTGGGTGGCCATGGTCTATTTTCGCGTGCCCGAACATTACGTCCCCCTCGCCACCATGGCCCTCATCCTTGCCATGGGCGTCATCAACTACTTCGGCCCCAAACACAGCGGCAGTTTTGCCATCACCCTCGCCCTCCCCATGGTGGCCGTCGTCGTCCTCATCGTCCTCCTGAGCCTCCCCCACCTGACCCTCGATTACATCGAGCCTTCCACCCGGGGCTTCAGCTTTCAATGGACCGCTTTTGTCGGCACCATCCTGGCCCTCAGCGGCGTCGAGGCCATCGCCAACATGACCGGCGTCATGAAACTCGACCCCGGCACCACCATGGACGCCCCCCGCGTCGAAAAAACCGCCCGCAAATCCATCCTCGTTGTCGCCCTCGAAGTCGTCGGCGGCACCATCCTCCTCGGCTGGGCCATGCTTTCCCTCCCCAAAACGCCGGCCATGACCGAAATGTTGAACAAACGCTGGGAGGACATGATCAGCCTGCTGGCTGAACAATACGGCACCCTCACTCTCGGCCCCGCCTTCGGCCACTACTTCGGCATCGTCACCGGCATCATCGTCGGCGTCCTCCTCATCAGCGCCGTCAACACCGCCATCGGCGCCCTCATCGGCCTCACCTACCTCCTCGGACGCGACGGCGAAATGCCCCGCTCCTTCGTCAAGTTGAACAAGTTTGGCGTTCCCTGGCTCCCCATGATTATCGCCACCCTGCTCCCTTTTGTGGTGGTGGCCATGTCCCCGGACCAGAAATCACTCATGGAGCTTTACGCCATTGGTGTCGTCGGCGCCATCACCGTCAACCTTGGCTCCTGCCTCATGAACCGCAAACTCCAGTTGCGGTGGTACGAATGGGGCGCCATGGCCATCACCTTTCTGGTCCTCTTTGCCGTGGAACTCACCCTGGCCAAAACCAAGCAAAACGCCCTGTTCTTCATCGTTTGCATCCTCATTGCCGGCCTGGCCCTCCGCGCTTGGGCCCAGCGCCGCGCCGGCCTCCGTACCATCACCGTCAGCGAAGAAGTCGCCGCCGCCGTCGCCCCCGCCGAAGGTGGCGAATTCCAGCTCCGCATCAACCCCGGCCAGGCCATCCTCGTCGCCGCCCGCGGCATCACCCCCGTCCTCCGCTTCGCCATCGAAGAGGCCCGCCTCCGCTCCGCTACCCTCTACGTCCTCTACGTCAAGGAACTCGCCGTCAACCTCCCCGCCCCCGTCGAGCACCCGGAACACCCGCGCTGGCAGGATGACAAAATGGCCGCCACCATCATGTACCGCATGCTCGAAGAGGGCAAACGCAACGGCGTCAATGTCATCCCCCTCTACCTCGTCAGCGAAAATCCCGCCGCCACCATCCTCGATTTGTCCGCCACCCTCGGCGTGGATTTCCTCTTTTTGGGCGCCTCCCATCGCAAAGGCCTCGAAAAACTCCTCAAAGGCAGCGTCATCACCCAGGTGGCCAAGGATTTGCCCGAAAACATCGAGTTGGTCATCCATGGCTGA
- a CDS encoding immunoglobulin domain-containing protein, with protein sequence MKRYFCHALLAGLLAAAPLSAAPLTATLAQWGSNAIAVVNFPAGLKDASAIAAGPNHALVVRANGTVLGWGDNSFGKATPPPGLNNVVAVAAGANHSVALRANGTVISWGANESGQTNTPAFTDATAIAASEFYNLAIYGGGAVAAWGSPPAATPALANVISIAAAPSYALAVVRPAGQRGYVVAWGYGAPAVPASLGFSGTLDVVAVAAGFQHAAALLSNGQVVVWGSNFFGQGNIPSGAYNILGISASGNYTLARRNDGAIFAWGDLTGSVTPPAGLSNVVAIAAGNQHALALFWEPLSFTSQPQSATALVGQTVQFQVGVTGSEPIAYQWQRQGTNLPGATNFILALPNLQTNQAGAYRVIVSNPVSSLTSTAATLTVLAPPVIVTPPQSQTVPQGALVQFTVSASGTAPLTYQWYKDHTPLPNANLSVLLLPNAQSFDAGAYHVVITNIAGAVTSSPATLTVLLPPIITEQPHSQTVLAGSAVTFRVTALGATAYQWRRNNANLPAANGPVLSLTAVTTNDAGFYQVIVSNDGGNTPSDIVQLTVLAGGESPSLVAWGQEEVFVNPVWVSLRPPGGLSNLTAIALGGQHGLVLRRDGTVVGWGDNTYGQAAPPPGLNDVKAIAAGLQHSVALRSNGTLVAWGRNHLGQTNAPGGVTDIKTIAAGAHHTLALRANGSLVAWGDNAYGKASVFPSATNLVAIAAGADHSLAVRSNGTVVAWGNNDDGQVAVPPGLSNVIAVAAGSYHSLALRRDGTVVGWGAARPLFNYDQANPPLGLSNVIAIAAGDTHSLALLANNTVVGWGANTYGQRTPPAALAGVALLAAGPSRSLALVLPPLKISPPRFLGGGVMRLEIANRDASPLDADRLNRIQLWTTTRAAGPAADWTVITNAFVPLGSGAVFTQTNTTPSASRFFRLTEQP encoded by the coding sequence ATGAAAAGATATTTTTGCCATGCCTTGCTGGCCGGCCTGCTGGCCGCAGCCCCTCTTTCCGCTGCCCCGCTCACCGCCACCCTGGCCCAATGGGGCAGCAACGCCATTGCCGTCGTCAATTTTCCCGCAGGCTTGAAAGACGCCAGCGCCATCGCCGCCGGCCCCAACCATGCCCTCGTCGTCCGCGCCAACGGCACCGTCCTGGGCTGGGGCGACAACAGCTTCGGTAAGGCCACGCCCCCACCCGGCCTGAACAACGTCGTGGCCGTCGCCGCGGGCGCCAATCACAGCGTCGCCCTCCGCGCCAACGGCACCGTCATCAGTTGGGGCGCCAATGAATCCGGCCAGACCAACACCCCGGCCTTCACCGATGCCACCGCCATCGCCGCCAGCGAATTTTACAACCTCGCCATCTATGGCGGCGGCGCCGTGGCTGCTTGGGGCTCGCCGCCCGCCGCCACCCCGGCCCTCGCCAATGTTATTTCCATTGCCGCCGCTCCCAGTTACGCCCTCGCCGTCGTGCGCCCCGCCGGCCAGCGCGGTTACGTCGTCGCCTGGGGCTACGGCGCGCCCGCCGTCCCCGCCAGCCTTGGCTTCAGCGGCACCCTTGATGTGGTGGCGGTGGCCGCCGGTTTTCAACATGCCGCCGCCTTGCTCAGCAATGGCCAGGTGGTGGTCTGGGGCAGCAACTTCTTCGGCCAGGGCAACATCCCCTCCGGCGCATATAACATCCTCGGCATCAGCGCCTCTGGCAATTACACCCTCGCCCGCCGCAATGACGGCGCCATTTTCGCCTGGGGCGATTTAACCGGCAGTGTTACACCCCCCGCCGGCCTCAGCAACGTGGTCGCCATCGCCGCCGGCAATCAACACGCCCTCGCCCTCTTTTGGGAACCCCTCTCCTTTACCTCGCAGCCCCAAAGCGCCACCGCGCTCGTGGGGCAAACCGTGCAATTCCAGGTGGGCGTCACCGGCAGCGAACCCATCGCCTACCAATGGCAGCGTCAGGGCACCAACCTGCCCGGCGCCACCAACTTCATCCTTGCCCTCCCCAACCTCCAAACCAACCAGGCCGGCGCTTACCGCGTCATTGTCTCCAATCCCGTCAGCTCGCTCACCAGCACCGCCGCCACCCTCACCGTACTGGCGCCTCCTGTCATCGTAACGCCGCCCCAATCCCAAACCGTACCCCAGGGCGCTCTCGTGCAATTCACCGTCTCCGCCAGCGGCACCGCGCCCCTCACTTACCAATGGTACAAGGACCACACCCCGCTGCCCAACGCCAATCTCTCCGTCCTCCTCCTGCCCAACGCCCAATCCTTTGACGCCGGCGCCTACCACGTGGTCATCACCAACATCGCCGGCGCCGTCACCAGCTCCCCCGCCACCCTCACCGTCCTGCTCCCGCCCATCATCACCGAGCAGCCCCACAGCCAAACCGTCCTGGCCGGCAGCGCCGTCACCTTCCGCGTCACCGCCCTGGGCGCCACCGCCTACCAATGGCGCAGGAACAACGCCAACCTCCCCGCCGCCAACGGCCCCGTGCTCTCACTTACCGCCGTCACCACCAATGATGCCGGCTTCTACCAGGTCATTGTTTCCAATGACGGTGGCAACACCCCCAGCGACATCGTCCAGCTTACCGTCCTCGCCGGCGGCGAGTCCCCCAGCCTGGTGGCCTGGGGACAGGAAGAAGTCTTTGTGAACCCCGTCTGGGTCAGTCTGCGCCCGCCCGGCGGCTTGTCCAACCTCACCGCCATTGCCCTGGGCGGCCAGCACGGCCTGGTCTTGCGGCGCGACGGCACCGTCGTGGGCTGGGGCGACAACACCTACGGTCAGGCGGCCCCGCCCCCCGGCCTGAACGACGTCAAGGCCATCGCTGCCGGCTTGCAGCACAGCGTCGCCTTGCGCAGCAACGGCACCCTCGTCGCCTGGGGACGCAACCACCTCGGCCAGACCAACGCCCCCGGTGGCGTGACCGACATCAAAACCATCGCCGCCGGCGCTCATCACACCCTCGCCCTGCGCGCCAATGGCTCGCTCGTGGCCTGGGGCGACAACGCCTACGGCAAAGCCTCCGTTTTCCCCTCCGCCACCAACCTCGTCGCCATTGCCGCCGGCGCCGACCACAGCCTCGCCGTCCGCAGCAATGGCACCGTAGTGGCCTGGGGCAACAACGACGACGGCCAGGTCGCCGTGCCCCCCGGCCTCTCCAACGTCATCGCCGTCGCCGCCGGCAGCTATCATAGTCTGGCTTTGCGCCGCGATGGAACCGTCGTGGGCTGGGGTGCTGCGCGGCCGCTGTTCAATTACGACCAGGCCAATCCGCCCCTCGGCCTCTCCAACGTCATCGCCATCGCCGCCGGCGACACCCACAGCCTGGCTCTCCTCGCCAACAACACCGTCGTGGGCTGGGGCGCCAACACCTACGGCCAGCGCACGCCTCCCGCTGCCCTCGCCGGCGTGGCCCTCCTCGCCGCCGGTCCCTCCCGCAGTCTCGCCCTCGTTCTGCCACCACTGAAAATCAGCCCGCCCCGCTTTCTGGGCGGCGGCGTCATGCGCCTGGAAATCGCCAACCGCGATGCCTCGCCACTCGACGCCGACCGCCTGAACCGCATCCAGCTCTGGACCACCACCCGCGCCGCCGGGCCGGCCGCCGATTGGACCGTCATCACCAACGCCTTCGTGCCCCTCGGCTCAGGGGCCGTTTTCACTCAGACCAACACCACGCCATCAGCCTCCCGCTTTTTCCGCCTCACCGAGCAACCGTAA
- a CDS encoding TolC family protein produces the protein MYRSIQQTQQRVLKKTNDFSIDTPWSSRKPESVQPPELIESRLETNRLVLSVQEALDLAVKNSREYQDQKESLYSSALALARERYKYQPRLFATGEWALRRRPDGSRDGTLSASSGANLTQLLASGGRLGLTLANDLFRYYTGDPRRTAVSSVSVNLVQPLFQAFGNNNDAIESLTQAERNLVYAVRNFSQFQEQFALNVLNDYFNILAQKDAVRNNYANYLSRVAQTQRLEARAVDRQTRTEVDQARQSELSAKNSYINAVARYQTLLDSFKIRLGLPLSTKLYLDDKALEEIAQVGLIPVTLDAEEAYRLATQRHLPTLNAIDRFQDVQRRVRLARDKLKPNLTFIADASLESERPTDWTRFDARRASAGVGLELDLPLDRKNQRFAYREALIAFEAQIRSLTLTFDNLRNNIENGLRTIEQQRQTYLIQKKAVELAKVRVESTTMNLQAGNVAVRDVLEAQDALIAAQNQLTLSLVSYQQARLRLMLDIGALDTSKEKFWIQDHLVGFLPKVPEAGPVETEDKPVLPPDDYFNQ, from the coding sequence GTGTACCGCTCCATCCAACAGACGCAGCAGCGCGTGCTGAAGAAAACCAATGACTTCAGCATTGATACGCCCTGGTCGTCGCGCAAGCCGGAGTCGGTCCAGCCGCCCGAACTCATCGAGAGCCGCCTCGAGACCAACCGTCTGGTGTTGTCCGTCCAGGAGGCCCTCGATCTGGCCGTCAAAAACAGCCGCGAGTACCAGGACCAGAAGGAAAGCCTCTACAGCTCCGCGCTGGCCCTCGCCCGCGAACGCTACAAATATCAGCCCCGCCTCTTTGCCACGGGCGAGTGGGCCTTGCGCCGCCGCCCCGACGGCTCCCGCGACGGCACCCTCTCCGCCTCCTCCGGCGCCAACCTCACCCAACTGCTCGCCAGCGGCGGGCGGCTTGGTTTGACCCTGGCCAACGATTTGTTTCGTTATTACACCGGCGACCCGCGCCGCACCGCTGTTTCCAGCGTTTCCGTCAACCTTGTCCAGCCCTTGTTTCAGGCCTTCGGCAACAATAACGATGCCATCGAAAGCCTCACCCAGGCCGAGCGCAACCTCGTGTATGCCGTGCGCAATTTCAGCCAGTTTCAGGAGCAGTTCGCGCTCAACGTCCTCAATGATTACTTCAACATCCTCGCCCAGAAAGACGCCGTCCGCAACAACTACGCCAACTACCTCAGCCGCGTTGCCCAGACCCAGCGCCTGGAGGCCCGCGCCGTGGACCGCCAAACCCGCACCGAGGTGGACCAGGCCCGCCAGTCCGAACTCTCCGCCAAAAACAGCTACATCAACGCCGTCGCCCGCTACCAAACCCTCCTCGACAGCTTCAAAATCCGCCTCGGCCTCCCCCTGAGCACCAAATTGTATCTGGATGACAAAGCCCTCGAAGAAATTGCCCAGGTGGGCCTGATTCCTGTCACCCTGGATGCCGAAGAAGCCTACCGCCTCGCCACCCAGCGGCATTTGCCCACCCTCAATGCCATTGACCGCTTCCAGGACGTCCAGCGCCGCGTCCGCCTGGCCCGCGACAAACTCAAACCCAACCTCACCTTCATCGCCGATGCCTCGCTCGAAAGCGAACGCCCCACCGACTGGACCCGTTTCGACGCCCGTCGGGCCAGTGCCGGCGTGGGCCTCGAACTCGATTTGCCCCTCGACCGCAAAAACCAGCGCTTTGCCTACCGCGAAGCCCTCATCGCCTTTGAAGCCCAAATCCGCTCCCTCACCCTGACCTTTGACAACCTCCGCAACAACATCGAAAACGGCCTCCGCACCATCGAGCAACAGCGCCAGACCTACCTCATTCAGAAAAAAGCCGTCGAGCTGGCCAAGGTCCGCGTCGAAAGCACCACCATGAATTTGCAGGCCGGCAACGTCGCCGTCCGTGACGTCCTGGAAGCCCAGGACGCCCTCATCGCCGCCCAAAACCAGTTGACCCTCTCCCTCGTCAGCTATCAGCAGGCCCGCCTGCGCCTCATGCTGGACATCGGCGCCCTGGACACCAGCAAGGAAAAATTCTGGATTCAGGACCACCTCGTCGGTTTCCTCCCCAAAGTGCCCGAAGCCGGCCCGGTGGAAACCGAGGATAAACCCGTCCTGCCGCCGGACGATTATTTTAATCAGTAA